The Cryptomeria japonica unplaced genomic scaffold, Sugi_1.0 HiC_scaffold_116, whole genome shotgun sequence genome contains a region encoding:
- the LOC131058975 gene encoding aspartic proteinase nepenthesin-1-like — protein sequence MERSKLLGFVVLICSTIPTISWSSDRLFSGWPKSSSDENVKIRVNMTRRSERELGFSERLGLAVDRSKKRMKKIEALIRGQLDAETPVEVGDGEFLMSVALGTPSVSSEAIVDTGSDLIWTQCKPCKDCFSQPRPIFDPSKSPTFSTIPCGDSLCAALGSTQTGCNPDCTFMYQYGDGSFTSGDLAYETLSIGSSKVKGITLNGKALDIPPGTFDLQSDGSGGMIIDYGTTVTILDQAAYSPLKEEIQSAIDLTPVDGSCAGLDLCYHTSSAHIALPTLVFNFKGGVDYELPADNFFIQASENLLCLAMLGEPSENPSIFGNIQQQNFHILYNNAQNTLSFKPTKCDSL from the exons atggagCGTTCAAAGCTGTTGGGTTTTGTGGTCTTGATATGCTCTACTATTCCAACGATATCATGGTCTTCGGACAGACTGTTTAGTGGTTGGCCGAAGTCTAGCAGcgatgaaaatgtaaaaataaggGTGAATATGACGCGCAGATCAGAGAGAGAGTTGGGTTTTTCTGAGAGATTGGGATTGGCTGTGGATCGAAGTAAGAAGCGAATGAAGAAGATAGAGGCATTGATAAGAGGGCAATTAGACGCTGAAACGCCCGTTGAAGTAGGGGATGGAGAATTTCTGATGAGCGTTGCACTGGGAACGCCCTCTGTGAGCTCCGAAGCGATTGTGGACACGGGGAGCGATCTGATTTGGACTCAGTGCAAGCCTTGCAAGGACTGCTTCTCTCAGCCTAGGCCAATCTTCGACCCCTCCAAGTCCCCCACATTTTCCACAATTCCCTGCGGTGATTCTCTTTGTGCCGCCTTGGGGAGTACACAAACCGGATGCAATCCAGATTGTACCTTTATGTATCAGTATGGCGATGGTTCCTTCACCAGCGGCGACCTGGCTTACGAGACATTGTCAATTGGGAGCAGCAAGGTTAAAG GAATcaccctcaatggtaaggcactagATATTCCTCCTGGAACTTTCGATCTGCAATCGGACGGCAGCGGAGGTATGATCATCGACTACGGAACCACTGTTACCATTCTGGACCAGGCTGCCTACTCTCCTCTTAAGGAAGAAATTCAGTCCGCCATTGATCTCACTCCTGTAGACGGGTCTTGTGCAGGTTTGGATCTTTGTTACCACACATCATCCGCTCACATTGCCTTGCCAACCCTCGTCTTCAACTTCAAAGGCGGCGTGGATTACGAGCTTCCGGCAGACAACTTTTTCATTCAGGCATCTGAAAATCTCTTGTGCCTGGCAATGTTGGGTGAACCATCGGAGAATCCTTCCATCTTCGGAAACATACAGCAGCAAAACTTCCATATCCTTTACAACAATGCTCAGAACACGCTCTCTTTCAAGCCCACTAAGTGTGATTCTCTTTaa